A portion of the Chryseobacterium shandongense genome contains these proteins:
- a CDS encoding UvrD-helicase domain-containing protein translates to MFDITKIKLTDEEILQVEKKFGFSFNEGQLNFLKHWNSVDIQACPGSGKTTTLAAKLLLLSQKIPATFSQGICIITHTNIAAEEIKEKLGDSARIFFQYPNHFGTIQSFVDKYLTIPYYKKLYKASPKIVDEYAYNDVISNLHELVVSGAVDLLEKKNIFLGDLVYNRHNFDISKNINQLEKFSIKGLKPDTCEKYYQRMLSAKNKVLSYGYLTYEEAYSLAFKYIREFPLILDVLRERFSIVFVDEMQDMEDHQSALIATLFEKSTTIQKIGDTNQSIFSAKASEDENQWQPIINNDIQLKISNRLPTNIAALVKDICCKPQEMIGRPTLAPIRPIVFVYNDESILNVKDEFAKRVLKDGLASFGSIKIIGSRVGPSRLNISSYWPDYNRVYEKVQFKNLDSYLNFLSVNLPFEKNVKKLRLMFLNIICDCLKICKIKNPINESYFTALSFIKYINDIGHEDKILKMDMRFADWIIKLKQSISIKREFIAVIKGIIKFFNGTICEEVIQFYRDSEIAVNDAKPENKIYNYVQGNNSVDIYFDTIHGVKGETHSATLYLETYTRAYDIGGKILNFIIADERGKNKLRRDKACYRRLPHAYVALTRATHLLAIAVHQDRFLQQHQEYFKVEANGWELVFV, encoded by the coding sequence ATGTTTGATATTACAAAAATCAAATTAACAGATGAAGAAATTCTTCAAGTTGAAAAGAAGTTTGGCTTCAGCTTTAACGAGGGACAGCTCAACTTTTTGAAGCATTGGAATAGTGTGGACATTCAAGCGTGTCCCGGAAGTGGCAAAACAACAACCCTTGCTGCTAAGCTGTTGTTGCTATCACAAAAGATCCCAGCGACATTTTCTCAGGGGATATGCATCATCACGCATACGAATATTGCAGCTGAAGAAATCAAAGAAAAACTTGGGGATTCGGCGAGGATCTTTTTTCAGTATCCTAACCATTTTGGCACAATACAATCGTTTGTTGATAAATATCTTACTATACCTTACTATAAGAAGCTGTATAAAGCTTCACCTAAAATTGTTGATGAATATGCTTATAATGACGTTATATCTAATCTGCATGAGTTAGTAGTTTCGGGAGCAGTAGATTTACTGGAGAAAAAAAATATTTTCTTAGGCGATTTGGTTTATAATAGGCACAATTTTGATATTTCAAAAAATATTAATCAGCTAGAAAAATTTTCAATAAAAGGTCTTAAACCCGATACGTGCGAAAAGTATTATCAGAGGATGCTTTCTGCAAAAAACAAAGTGTTATCTTATGGATATTTAACTTATGAAGAAGCTTATTCACTTGCATTTAAATATATAAGAGAATTTCCGTTGATCTTGGATGTCCTTAGAGAAAGGTTTTCAATAGTCTTTGTGGATGAAATGCAGGATATGGAGGATCATCAAAGCGCATTGATAGCTACACTATTCGAAAAATCAACGACAATTCAGAAGATCGGGGATACAAACCAGTCCATATTTAGTGCAAAGGCTAGTGAAGATGAAAATCAATGGCAACCAATAATCAACAACGATATTCAACTAAAGATATCTAACCGTCTTCCTACAAATATTGCTGCCTTGGTGAAGGATATCTGTTGTAAACCACAGGAAATGATTGGTCGGCCGACTCTAGCACCTATCAGACCAATTGTATTTGTATATAATGATGAATCAATTCTGAACGTAAAGGATGAATTTGCGAAAAGAGTTCTAAAAGATGGATTGGCATCTTTCGGTAGTATTAAAATTATTGGCTCCCGTGTAGGTCCCTCCAGGTTGAACATATCTTCATATTGGCCTGACTATAATAGGGTTTATGAAAAAGTCCAATTTAAAAACCTTGATTCCTATCTTAATTTTCTATCTGTGAACTTACCTTTTGAAAAAAATGTGAAAAAGTTAAGATTAATGTTTTTGAATATAATCTGCGATTGCCTTAAAATTTGTAAAATAAAAAATCCTATAAATGAGAGTTATTTCACAGCACTTTCCTTTATAAAATATATTAATGATATAGGTCATGAAGACAAAATCTTAAAAATGGACATGAGATTTGCCGACTGGATTATTAAGCTTAAGCAATCAATTTCGATAAAAAGAGAATTTATTGCTGTAATAAAAGGAATTATTAAATTCTTTAACGGGACTATATGTGAGGAAGTTATTCAGTTTTACAGGGATAGTGAGATTGCTGTAAATGATGCAAAGCCTGAGAATAAAATATATAATTATGTTCAGGGTAACAATTCAGTAGACATATATTTTGATACCATACATGGGGTGAAGGGTGAGACGCATTCTGCAACTCTATATCTAGAAACTTATACCCGCGCCTATGATATAGGAGGAAAAATTCTCAATTTTATTATAGCCGATGAAAGAGGTAAAAACAAACTGCGGAGAGACAAAGCCTGTTACAGAAGGTTGCCACATGCTTACGTAGCATTAACAAGAGCAACACATTTGCTCGCAATCGCAGTTCATCAGGATAGGTTTCTCCAACAGCACCAGGAGTATTTTAAGGTTGAAGCAAATGGATGGGAACTTGTATTTGTCTGA
- a CDS encoding recombinase family protein has translation MKIGYARVSTKDQNLDLQIEALEKAGCEKIYQEKISGSTKNRPELDKMIEQFREGDELYVWRLDRLGRSLKNIIDLVLSLSDKDIIIKGLVDGVDTSTINGRLFLNIMGSLAEYERELIRERTNAGLQAARARGRLGGRPKGYTAETISKLLLLRNIYKDITKRPEEIYKPFGLTRATFYRYAKILDHHTDEEIKKMGIKK, from the coding sequence ATGAAAATAGGATATGCCAGAGTTTCAACTAAAGACCAAAATTTAGATTTGCAAATTGAAGCTTTAGAAAAAGCAGGCTGCGAAAAAATTTATCAGGAGAAAATTTCCGGTTCCACAAAAAATCGTCCTGAGCTAGATAAAATGATTGAACAATTTCGGGAAGGTGATGAGCTTTATGTTTGGAGATTAGATCGATTGGGTAGAAGTTTGAAAAATATTATTGATCTTGTCTTAAGTTTGAGTGATAAAGATATTATAATAAAGGGTCTTGTGGATGGTGTTGATACTTCTACTATTAATGGTCGACTATTTCTTAATATAATGGGATCGTTGGCTGAATATGAACGAGAGTTGATAAGAGAAAGAACCAATGCGGGCTTGCAAGCTGCCAGGGCAAGAGGTAGGCTGGGAGGAAGACCGAAAGGTTATACTGCAGAAACAATTTCTAAACTTTTACTTTTACGTAATATATATAAGGACATCACTAAACGTCCGGAAGAAATTTATAAACCTTTTGGATTGACCAGGGCAACATTTTATAGATATGCTAAAATTCTGGATCATCACACAGATGAAGAAATTAAAAAAATGGGTATTAAAAAGTAA
- a CDS encoding restriction endonuclease, giving the protein MIDVFNEQIEVLIKEGISNLYWYKGDLKKSFYRANVPENITNQIFAIKFNGKSLTKREILDKLYETIRNQEYNRRLEISRNFVRILIEHNNFVPQDNNHRIEKAERSSLKLKEIVNEQQKQQKYREKIKSKAEKATTRNFEQELMNIRKNFLEVEKITDKQKRGIEFEKFFTNLMKAQQIPVEEPFRIVGEQIDGAIKYDGHYYLLELKWQKTKSNQKEIASLFMKAEGKLEARGIFISMEGFTEECLQSLPKGKNLKVLLLDGVHLTSVIFGNYTFSELMEHSISQASLKGEIYCNHNISK; this is encoded by the coding sequence ATGATTGACGTATTTAATGAACAAATTGAAGTCTTAATAAAAGAAGGAATTTCAAACTTATATTGGTACAAAGGAGATTTAAAGAAAAGTTTCTACAGAGCAAATGTTCCAGAAAATATAACCAATCAAATTTTCGCTATAAAATTCAATGGAAAATCTTTGACAAAAAGAGAGATCCTTGATAAGCTATACGAAACAATAAGAAATCAAGAATATAATAGAAGACTTGAAATATCTAGAAACTTTGTAAGAATTCTTATTGAGCACAATAATTTTGTTCCACAAGATAATAATCATCGTATTGAAAAAGCAGAGAGATCATCTTTAAAACTGAAAGAAATTGTAAATGAACAACAGAAACAACAAAAATACAGAGAAAAAATAAAAAGCAAAGCTGAAAAAGCCACAACGAGAAATTTTGAGCAAGAATTAATGAATATTAGAAAAAATTTTCTTGAAGTTGAAAAAATAACAGATAAACAAAAACGAGGTATTGAATTTGAAAAATTCTTTACTAATTTAATGAAAGCTCAGCAAATTCCTGTTGAAGAACCTTTTAGGATTGTAGGTGAACAAATTGATGGTGCAATTAAATATGACGGACATTATTATTTATTAGAATTGAAGTGGCAAAAAACTAAATCAAATCAAAAAGAAATAGCAAGTCTTTTTATGAAAGCCGAAGGAAAATTAGAAGCGAGAGGAATTTTCATTTCAATGGAAGGTTTTACTGAAGAATGTTTACAATCATTACCAAAAGGAAAAAACCTAAAAGTTTTATTATTAGATGGTGTTCATCTTACAAGTGTAATTTTTGGAAATTATACATTTTCGGAATTAATGGAACATTCAATTAGCCAAGCATCATTAAAAGGTGAGATTTACTGCAATCATAATATTTCAAAATAG
- a CDS encoding ATP-dependent nuclease — translation MNTLTISNFRKIQHLEICFNKGVNLLIGENDAGKSSILDAIRLVTGVHSNDYFRVSDDDFFTDGKIRSNDLEIICEFRGLSNTEAAAFLEWISIDETEYYLKVTLRAKRRDKGNSIYDIYSDVRAGENEESGSLGWEAKNKLRVTYLKPLRDASYELAARRGSRLSQILGAHEIFQQKPNVVHALVDSMNKANSEITDYFKNQEGRIVSDTINKTYLKEISLENNPLSAKFKITDSELGRILEKLELIGSSISEESNIGLGSSNLLFIAAEMLLLKKDSSYNGLKLLLIEEIEAHIHPQSQINLIDFLNRHCDELKFQNIITSHSNSLASKIDLNDLIICKNGKAYSLHNSNTKLEKGDYAFLSRFLDDTKANLFFANGVLMVEGDAENLILPTLAEKIGLPLHKYGISIVNVGSTALFRYSKIFQRKDGEQIGIRVSCITDRDIPPKAAGRYTYEVQRRTGDLEVMNLLRDGRRTEEDYSPVELEKKIDAKKNKYRGGDVDVFIGNTWTLEYELANSVLSSLIHKSIKIAIKIGDGGKPFSDIDYLNVCRLCKTEIEEWRRNDLSDEEIAVEIYAPLERKLASKAVTAQVFAFLLRRDKTDKAVICADPYLQYLVNAIKYAAHV, via the coding sequence TTGAACACTCTCACAATTAGCAATTTCAGGAAAATTCAGCACCTTGAGATCTGCTTCAATAAAGGGGTAAACCTTTTGATTGGTGAAAATGATGCTGGTAAAAGCTCAATTTTAGATGCAATACGCCTAGTCACGGGTGTACACAGCAACGATTATTTCAGGGTATCAGATGATGATTTCTTTACAGACGGCAAAATAAGGAGTAATGACCTGGAGATCATCTGTGAATTTCGGGGTTTATCTAATACAGAAGCAGCGGCATTCCTAGAATGGATTAGTATTGATGAAACGGAATACTATTTAAAAGTTACGCTACGAGCTAAGAGGAGGGATAAAGGCAATTCTATCTACGATATATATAGCGATGTAAGAGCAGGCGAAAATGAGGAAAGTGGTAGTTTAGGTTGGGAAGCAAAAAATAAACTTAGAGTTACCTACCTAAAACCCCTCCGTGATGCTTCCTACGAACTTGCAGCAAGACGCGGTTCTAGGTTATCCCAGATTTTAGGTGCACATGAAATATTCCAGCAAAAGCCAAACGTTGTACATGCTCTTGTCGATTCCATGAACAAGGCAAATTCAGAAATTACAGACTACTTTAAGAATCAAGAAGGCAGAATCGTTTCTGACACAATTAATAAAACCTATTTAAAAGAAATATCTTTAGAAAATAACCCTCTAAGTGCAAAATTCAAAATCACTGATAGTGAATTGGGTAGAATCTTGGAAAAACTTGAACTTATCGGATCATCGATTTCAGAGGAATCAAATATTGGTCTTGGTAGTAGTAACCTATTGTTTATAGCGGCAGAGATGCTATTGCTAAAAAAAGATAGCAGTTACAATGGTCTAAAACTTTTGCTGATTGAAGAAATTGAAGCTCATATCCATCCACAATCGCAGATTAATTTAATTGATTTCCTGAATAGACATTGTGATGAACTTAAGTTTCAAAACATCATCACAAGCCACAGCAATTCGCTTGCGTCAAAGATTGACCTTAATGATCTTATTATCTGCAAAAACGGAAAAGCCTATTCACTTCACAATTCTAATACGAAACTGGAAAAAGGGGATTATGCTTTTTTATCCAGATTTCTGGATGATACAAAAGCTAACCTATTCTTTGCTAATGGTGTTTTGATGGTCGAAGGGGATGCAGAAAACCTGATTCTTCCAACTTTGGCAGAAAAAATTGGCTTACCATTGCATAAGTATGGTATTTCGATTGTAAATGTTGGGAGTACAGCATTGTTCAGGTATTCCAAAATATTCCAAAGAAAAGATGGAGAACAGATAGGAATTAGGGTGTCTTGTATAACCGATCGGGATATTCCGCCTAAAGCGGCAGGCCGATACACCTATGAAGTACAACGAAGAACAGGTGATTTAGAAGTTATGAACTTACTTAGAGATGGCAGAAGAACTGAAGAGGACTATTCACCTGTAGAACTTGAAAAGAAGATAGATGCTAAAAAAAATAAATATAGAGGTGGCGATGTTGATGTCTTTATTGGTAACACTTGGACATTGGAATACGAACTTGCCAATAGTGTATTATCAAGTTTAATCCATAAGTCTATTAAAATAGCGATCAAGATCGGAGATGGAGGAAAACCATTTTCTGACATAGATTATCTTAATGTATGTAGGTTATGTAAAACAGAGATAGAAGAATGGAGACGGAACGATTTATCTGATGAAGAGATTGCAGTTGAGATCTATGCTCCATTAGAAAGGAAATTAGCATCAAAAGCGGTTACCGCACAGGTATTTGCATTTCTACTGCGCCGGGACAAGACCGATAAGGCAGTCATTTGTGCTGATCCCTATCTACAATATCTTGTTAATGCGATTAAATACGCTGCCCATGTTTGA